One window of the Cryptomeria japonica chromosome 7, Sugi_1.0, whole genome shotgun sequence genome contains the following:
- the LOC131031157 gene encoding subtilisin-like protease SBT2.5, translating into MGPSLHSPPTQVYLVMMAYDPEYERLRADSNRSAAQQLDRYVKNKHDTLLQRTLKPGTYKKRFSWVIVDGFAAEMTSDQADKLRSADGVRVVEKDQEIGM; encoded by the exons ATGGGACCGTCTCTTCATTCTCCTCCTACACAGGTTTACCTGGTCATGATGGCATATGATCCAGAATACGAGCGTCTCAGGGCTGACAG CAATAGAAGTGCAGCACAGCAGCTGGATAGATATGTGAAGAACAAGCATGACACGCTACTGCAAAGAACGTTGAAGCCCGGTACTTACAAGAAGCGTTTCTCTTGGGTGATTGTCGATGGTTTTGCAGCTGAGATGACATCTGACCAG GCGGACAAACTGAGATCTGCAGATGGAGTAAGAGTTGTTGAAAAAGACCAGGAGATCGGCATGTAA